The DNA sequence GGGCCCGGGTCGCCGAGGCGGTGCTCGCGGCCGGCGCGGACGTGGTGAACGACGTCTCCGGCGGGCTCGCCGACCCGGACATGGCCCGGGTGGTCCGGGACGCCGGCTGCCCCTGGGTGCTCATGCACTGGCGGGGCCCCTCGCGCGGCATGCGCGACCTGGCCACCTACACCGACGTGGTGGCCGACGTCCGGGCCGAGCTGGGGCAGCGGGTCGACGCGGCGCTCGCCGCCGGCGTCGCCGCCGACCGGATCATCGTCGACCCCGGGCTCGGCTTCGCCAAGACCGCCGCGCACAACTGGGAACTCAGCGCCCGCCTGCCCGAGCTGGTCGACCTCGGTTTCCCGCTGCTGTTCGGGGCCAGCCGCAAGTCCTACCTGGGCCGGCTGCTCCCGGACCCGGCCGGCGAGCCGCGCCCCACCGCCGGCCGGGAGGCCGCGACCATCGCGACAAGCGTGCTGGCCGTCGCGGCCGGCGCCTGGGGGGTACGCGTGCACGACGTCCGCGGCACGGCCGACGCGCTCGCGGTCTGGCGGGCCACCGGCCGCCCGCGGCTGGCGGGTGCGGCGCGGGCCGGCGCCCGGAGCGGAGGGGACCGATGACCGACCGGATCGAGCTGACCGGCCTGCGCGCGCACGGGCGGCACGGCGTCTACGACTTCGAGCGGGCCCAGGGGCAGGAGTTCGTGGTCGACGCCGTGCTCGAACTCGACCTGGGCCCGGCCGCCCGCTCCGACGAGGTGACCGACACCGTGCACTACGGCGAGTTGGCCGAGCGGCTGGTCGCCGTGCTCACCGGTGAGCCGGTGAACCTGATCGAGACGCTCGCCGACCGGCTGCTCGCGGTCTGCCTGGCCGAGCCGCTGGTCGTGGCCGCGACGGTGACCGTGCACAAGCCGGAGGCCCCGATCCCGCACGCCTTCCGCGACGTGGCCGTCACGATGCGGCGTACCCGGTGACCCGGGCCGTGCTGTCGATCGGCAGCAACCTCGGCGACCGCCTCGACCACCTGCGCGGCGCGGTGGCCGCGCTCGGCGACGGCGTGCTGCTGGTCTCCGGCGTCTACGAGACTCCACCGTGGGGGGACGCGGAGCAGCCCGCGTACCTGAACGCCGCGGTGATGGTCGCGGACCCGGCGGCGGCGCCGGAGGACTGGCTGGCACGGGCCCGGGCCGCCGAGGCGGCGGCCGGCCGGACCCGCGACCCGGCGCGGCGGTACGGGCCGCGCACGCTCGACGTGGACGTGATCGCGGTCTGGGACGCCGCCGGGCAGCCGGTGCTCAGCGACGATCCCGAGCTGACCCTGCCGCACCCCCGGGCGCACCTGCGGGCGTTCGTGCTGCGGCCGTGGATCGACATCGAGCCGCACGGCCGGCTGCCCGGGCACGGCTGGCTGACCGACCTGCTCAACGCCGAGCCGCTGGCCGCCGACGCCCTGGAACTGAGCCCACGGCCCGATCTGACGCTAGAGTCGGACGCATGAGTACGGCCCGGCCCCCGCAGGACCCCGACCGCTTCCGGATGGGTCCGACCCGGGTCTCCACGCTGGTCGTGGCCGGTCTGGCCGCCGCGGCGGTGGCCTGGCTGCTGATCAGCGGTTTCTACTACGACTTCGCCCCGGACCTGCCGTGGCTGCCGGTGGTCACGCTGGCCGGGTTGGCCGTGCTGGAGGGCTACGCGGCGGCCAACACCCGCGCCCGGGTCGAGCGCCGGCCCGGCCGGGAGCCGGTGAATCCGCTCCTGGTCGCCCGCTTCGTGGTGCTCGCCAAGGCGTCCGCGCTGGCCGGGGCCATCTTCGCCGGCTTCTACGCGGGCCTGGTCGGCTGGCTCTTCGTGGAGCGGACCAACGCCGCCGTCGGCGACCGTCCGGCCGCGGTGGCCGGCCTGGTCGCCTCGCTGGCCCTGGTCGTGGCCGCGCTCTGGCTGGAGCGCTCGTGCCGGGTGCCCGAGCAGGAGGACGACGAGGACCGGGAGCCGGGCGACCGGGAGACGCCGCGCGGGCGCCGCTGAGCAGAGGGTTTCCCCCGTCTCCGCCCGCAGGTACCGTCCCTGGCGACCGGAGAGCGACGGTCGCCACCGGTCCGCCCGCGAAGTGGGCCGGACGCGGCCAGCTGGGAGGCACGGGCCAATGGGGTACGACGAGTCGGGCCGGACGGCGCCACCGGAGACGTCGTCCGGCGTGCCCGCCGCGGTGCTGGAGAACGTCTTCGACGACCCGTCCCACGGCGAGCCCGGCCGGGACCGGATCGCGGTGCACGTGGTCTGGGAGTTCCTGCTGCTGGCCGGCCTGATCGCGGTGACCTGGCTGCTCTGGCGCGAGGATTCGGACGCGTTGCGCGGCGGCGCGCTCAAGATGCTGCTGGTCGACGTGGCCGGGCTGGGCCTGCTCACGTTGGCCGCCGGCCTGAGCCTGCGGGCCGCCGCGGTGAACCTCGCGGTCGGTCCGGTCGCGCTGGCCGCCGCGTTGCACTTCGCCGAGCAGGGCGACCGGGGCCTGCGGGACGCGCTGCTGCCGGCGCTGGCGGTGGCGGCGGCCGGTGGGCTGGCGCTCGCCCTGGCCGTGGTGGTGCTGCACGTGCCCGGCTGGGCGGCGAGCCTGGCCGGCGCGGCCGGTGTGATCGTCTGGCTGGAGCGGCGGACCGGCCCGGTCGCGGTCCAGGGCGACTACGACCCCCGCCGCACCGCGCTCTACCTCTTCGTCGGGTTCGCCGCGGTGGCCGTCCTCGGTGGTCTGTTCGGCGCGATCAAACCGGTACGCCGGCTGCTCGGCCGGTTCCGTCCGGTCGCCGACCCGGCGCGGCGGCGGGGCGCGGTGGCCGCCACGGTGACCGCGCTGGCGCTCGTCGGCTCCACCGTGCTGGCGATGCTCGGCGGGGTGCTGATCGCCGCGAACGGGCACGGCCCGGTCCCGCCGGGCACCGGGCTGGACTGGTCCGTGCTGGCGGTCGGCACCGTGCTGCTCGGCGGCACCAGCGCGTACGGCCGGCGCGGCGGCATCTTCGGCGCCCTGCTGGCGGTCTGCCTGGTGGTGGTGTTCCAGGTCTGGGCCGACGCGCACGACTGGACGATCAGCCGGTGGGCGGTGGGCGGCGCCGTCCTCGGTGCCGGGCTGGTGGTCACCCGACTGGTGGAGACGTTCGGCCGGCCCCGCCCGGCCGGGCCCGCCGCGGGCGCGCCCGCACCGCTCCGGTCGCCCGGCGACGGCACGATCAGCGGCGGTTGGGTGATGCCGCCGAGGCCCGAGCCGACCGACACCTGGCCGTCGGTGCTGCCGGTACGGGACACCGACACCCCGGTCGACGCCTGGGAGGCGCCGCGCTGGGAGAGCGAGCCACGACGGTGGGACACCGACGGCCGCTGACGCCCGCCGCCGGCGTCGCGTCCGGCGGGCCGGAGCTGATCTCGCCGGTTAGGCTCGGCGGCATGACGGAGACTCCTGCCCCCGGCGGCCGTACCTTCGACGAGCTCGACAGGCTCTCCACCGAGGAGCTGCGCGAGCAGGCGTTCCACCTGGCCCGGGAGCGTCGCGACGTGGGGTTCTTCTGGTCGGTGCTGCGGCACCTGCCGAACGCCGACGAGGCCGCCGCCCTGGACGGTGCGCCCAACTCGGTCGGGCCGACCATCGACGAGGCCAACGCGTTGTGGCGCGAGCTGACCGGCCACGGCTACGAGGAGTCCGCGCCGCTGCTGCGTGCCGCCTTCATCGACTACCTGATGAAGCACTGACCCGGTGGCCGCGCGCCGGCCGGCGGCGGTCAGGCGGCCGGGCAGGTTTGCCCGCCGCGGCGGCCCGGGAACTGACCGTCCCATGGCCCTCACCAACCGCCCCCGCACCGTCCCCCGGTACGGCACGGCCGCCGGCACCGGCACGCTCGCCGCGTTCCTGCTCGTCGCGGTCGGCGGCAGCCCGATGTACGTCGGCTGGGCGCAGGAGCACACCGACCCGACCGGTGCGGGCGGCTGGTTCCTGCGGCTGCTGGCCTGGCCGGCCTGGCAGTGGCACGCGGACGAGGGGGTGCTCGCCACCAACCTGCGGGCGATCCTGTTGATCGTGCTGGCCGCGGCGCTGCTCTACCTGCTGCCCGGTCCACAGGTCGACCGGGTGGCGGCCTCGGGCAGCCAGTTCCTCTCCGGCTGGGGCGCGTACGCCCTGGCGGCCGGGCTCAGCGCGCTGCTCGCCACGCTGCTCGGGCCGCACGGCACGCTCTACGCCGCGTTCCAGGCCGCGAGCACCGGCGCCGCGTACGGCCTGTTCGCCGGCTGGATCGTCGGCCTGGCCAGCCTGGGCGGCCGGGCCTGACCTCGCGCGGGATCGTCGGCCTGGCCAGGTCGAGCCGGTCGGGGCGGCCGGGCCTGACCTCGCGCGGGATCGTCGGCCTGGCCAGGTCGAGCCGGTCGGGGCGGCCGGGCCTGACCTCGCGCGGGATCGTCGGCCTGGCCAGGTCGAGCCGGTCGGGGCGGCCGGGCCTGACCTCGCGCGGATGGTCGGCCGGACCGGGTCAGTCGACCGCGCCCAGGGTCAGCACCCGGGTCCGGGCGAGGAGCCCCAGGGGGCGGCCGTCCTCGGTGACCACCGCCCGGTCGGCGCCGGCGGTGAGCAGCGTGCCCAGCGCGTCGTAGGCCGAGCTGCCCAGCGGCACCGTGGGCAGGCCGTCGGCGTCGCCGGCCGGGAGCGGGTCGAGTACCGCGCGGGTCACCGGGGTGACCGCGAGCTGCCGGATGCCCCGGTCGGCGCCGACGAACTCGCGGACGAACGCCGAGGCGGGCGAGCCGAGCAGCGCGGCGGGCCGGTCGTACTGCTCCAGGACGCCGCCCTCGGACAGCACCGCGATCCGGTCGCCCAGCCGGACCGCCTCGTCGAGGTCGTGGGTGACCAGCACGATGGTCTTGCGGACCTCGGCCTGCAACCGGAGGAACTCCTCCTGCAACCGGGTCCGGACGATCGGGTCGACGGCCGAGAACGGCTCGTCCATCAGCAGTACCACCGGGTCGGCGGCGAGCGCCCGCGCGACCCCCACCCGTTGCCGCTGGCCGCCGGAGAGCTCGTGCGGGTAGCGCTTGCCGAACTGCGCCGGGTCGAGCCCGACCAGCTCCAGCAGCTCACCGACCCGGGCCCGGGTCCGTTCCCGGGACCAGCCCAGCAGCCCCGGCACGGTCGCCACGTTGGTGGCCACGGTCTGGTGCGGGAAGAGACCGACGTTCTGGATCACGTAGCCGATGCGACGGCGCAGCGTCACCGGGTCGACCCGGGTGACGTCGTCGTCGCCGAGTAGGATCCGCCCGTCGGTCGGCTCGATCAACCGGTTGATCATCCGCAGCACGGTGGACTTGCCGCAGCCGGACGGGCCGATCAGCACCACCAGCTCGCCTGCCTGGACCTCCAGGCTCAGCTCGCGGACCGCCTCGGTGCCGTCCGGATAGCGCTTGCGGATGCGCTCCAGCGTGATCGAGGCGGCGCCGTGACCGGCGGGGGCCCCCGGGGTAACGTCCACGTGTGTTCCTCCACCTGAGCTACCGGGCCGCCCCGGGTAATCCGTGGTTCTCCTGGCGGTACGTGCGGGACAACTCTGACAGCATCCTCGCCGCGTTGCGCGAGCACACCTGGCTGACCGGCCGGGCCGTGGTGATCGCCGCGCTGGTGGCGCTGCCGCTCGCGGTGGC is a window from the Micromonospora sp. DSM 45708 genome containing:
- the folP gene encoding dihydropteroate synthase — encoded protein: MTDLVRANAPVVMGVLNVTPDSFSDGGRYADLDAAVAHGVRLREAGADLVDVGGESTRPGADRIDAETETARVLPVIRELSAAGIPVSIDTSRARVAEAVLAAGADVVNDVSGGLADPDMARVVRDAGCPWVLMHWRGPSRGMRDLATYTDVVADVRAELGQRVDAALAAGVAADRIIVDPGLGFAKTAAHNWELSARLPELVDLGFPLLFGASRKSYLGRLLPDPAGEPRPTAGREAATIATSVLAVAAGAWGVRVHDVRGTADALAVWRATGRPRLAGAARAGARSGGDR
- the folB gene encoding dihydroneopterin aldolase, whose protein sequence is MTDRIELTGLRAHGRHGVYDFERAQGQEFVVDAVLELDLGPAARSDEVTDTVHYGELAERLVAVLTGEPVNLIETLADRLLAVCLAEPLVVAATVTVHKPEAPIPHAFRDVAVTMRRTR
- the folK gene encoding 2-amino-4-hydroxy-6-hydroxymethyldihydropteridine diphosphokinase; amino-acid sequence: MTRAVLSIGSNLGDRLDHLRGAVAALGDGVLLVSGVYETPPWGDAEQPAYLNAAVMVADPAAAPEDWLARARAAEAAAGRTRDPARRYGPRTLDVDVIAVWDAAGQPVLSDDPELTLPHPRAHLRAFVLRPWIDIEPHGRLPGHGWLTDLLNAEPLAADALELSPRPDLTLESDA
- a CDS encoding DUF3180 domain-containing protein codes for the protein MSTARPPQDPDRFRMGPTRVSTLVVAGLAAAAVAWLLISGFYYDFAPDLPWLPVVTLAGLAVLEGYAAANTRARVERRPGREPVNPLLVARFVVLAKASALAGAIFAGFYAGLVGWLFVERTNAAVGDRPAAVAGLVASLALVVAALWLERSCRVPEQEDDEDREPGDRETPRGRR
- a CDS encoding ABC transporter permease, with product MGYDESGRTAPPETSSGVPAAVLENVFDDPSHGEPGRDRIAVHVVWEFLLLAGLIAVTWLLWREDSDALRGGALKMLLVDVAGLGLLTLAAGLSLRAAAVNLAVGPVALAAALHFAEQGDRGLRDALLPALAVAAAGGLALALAVVVLHVPGWAASLAGAAGVIVWLERRTGPVAVQGDYDPRRTALYLFVGFAAVAVLGGLFGAIKPVRRLLGRFRPVADPARRRGAVAATVTALALVGSTVLAMLGGVLIAANGHGPVPPGTGLDWSVLAVGTVLLGGTSAYGRRGGIFGALLAVCLVVVFQVWADAHDWTISRWAVGGAVLGAGLVVTRLVETFGRPRPAGPAAGAPAPLRSPGDGTISGGWVMPPRPEPTDTWPSVLPVRDTDTPVDAWEAPRWESEPRRWDTDGR
- a CDS encoding ABC transporter ATP-binding protein, which encodes MDVTPGAPAGHGAASITLERIRKRYPDGTEAVRELSLEVQAGELVVLIGPSGCGKSTVLRMINRLIEPTDGRILLGDDDVTRVDPVTLRRRIGYVIQNVGLFPHQTVATNVATVPGLLGWSRERTRARVGELLELVGLDPAQFGKRYPHELSGGQRQRVGVARALAADPVVLLMDEPFSAVDPIVRTRLQEEFLRLQAEVRKTIVLVTHDLDEAVRLGDRIAVLSEGGVLEQYDRPAALLGSPASAFVREFVGADRGIRQLAVTPVTRAVLDPLPAGDADGLPTVPLGSSAYDALGTLLTAGADRAVVTEDGRPLGLLARTRVLTLGAVD